From one Haloplasma contractile SSD-17B genomic stretch:
- a CDS encoding glycine radical domain-containing protein has translation MADQNRVDNLVTLIDGYIAQGGHHINVNVFNRDLLLDAMDHPEKYPQLTIRVSGYAVNFVKLTREQQLDVINRTIFEVV, from the coding sequence ATGGCAGATCAAAATCGTGTAGATAATTTAGTAACGTTAATAGATGGTTACATCGCTCAAGGTGGGCACCATATTAACGTTAACGTATTTAATAGAGATTTATTGTTAGATGCAATGGACCATCCAGAAAAATATCCTCAATTAACAATACGAGTATCAGGATATGCGGTTAACTTTGTTAAATTAACAAGAGAACAACAATTGGATGTTATTAATCGTACAATATTTGAAGTTGTCTAA
- a CDS encoding formate--tetrahydrofolate ligase, whose amino-acid sequence MKLTDLEIAQQTELTHIKEIAKMVNLKEGEYEPYGNYKAKLPIDLVERLKDEKDGKVILVTAINPTPAGEGKSTTTIGLGQALHKINKNAIIALREPSLGPVMGVKGGAAGGGYSQVLPMEDINLHFTGDIHAITTANNTLSAIIDNHIHRGNELNIDQRRIVWKRCVDINDRALRNVNIGLGGKAHGIPREDGFNITVASEIMAVLCLSNNLKDLKNRLSKMLVAYTHNGDPVYVNDLNAEGALTLLLKDAIKPNLVQTIEKTPVLIHGGPFANIAHGCNSNVATKLASKLGDYVVTEAGFGADLGAEKFLNIKCRFADINPSAVVIVATVRALKMHGGVPKDQLKEENVEALLKGVENLQKHTETISSFGLPYVVAINRFMHDTEAELEALDNWCKENNHPVELAEVWEHGGNGGINLAKRVVGLIDDNEPNNYAPLYTLDQSIEEKIETIAKTVYGADGVDFTKDALKDLKEINDKGWDKLAVCMAKTQNSLSDDATKKGRPRDFRITVRQLRPSLGAGFIVALTGNVLTMPGLPKVPAAMNMDVDENGNAKGLF is encoded by the coding sequence ATGAAACTAACAGATTTAGAAATTGCACAGCAAACAGAACTAACACACATTAAAGAAATTGCAAAAATGGTTAATCTTAAAGAAGGGGAATATGAGCCTTACGGAAATTATAAGGCAAAGTTACCTATTGATCTAGTGGAGAGATTAAAAGATGAAAAAGATGGAAAGGTAATTTTAGTTACTGCAATTAATCCTACACCGGCAGGGGAAGGTAAGTCGACTACGACAATAGGATTAGGACAAGCACTTCACAAGATTAATAAAAATGCAATTATAGCATTAAGAGAGCCGTCATTAGGACCTGTTATGGGAGTAAAAGGTGGAGCAGCAGGTGGTGGTTATTCACAAGTATTACCTATGGAGGATATAAATCTGCATTTTACAGGGGATATACATGCAATCACAACTGCTAATAATACGTTGTCTGCTATAATCGATAATCATATTCATAGGGGAAATGAATTAAATATTGATCAAAGAAGAATTGTTTGGAAACGTTGTGTAGATATCAACGACCGAGCGCTAAGGAATGTAAATATTGGTTTAGGTGGAAAAGCCCATGGTATCCCGAGAGAGGACGGATTTAACATAACAGTGGCTTCAGAAATTATGGCTGTATTATGTTTATCAAATAACCTCAAGGATTTAAAAAATCGTCTAAGTAAGATGTTAGTTGCGTATACACATAATGGGGATCCTGTATATGTTAATGACTTAAATGCTGAGGGGGCCTTAACACTATTATTAAAAGATGCCATTAAGCCAAATTTAGTTCAAACCATAGAAAAAACACCAGTATTAATTCATGGAGGACCATTTGCAAACATTGCACATGGATGTAACTCAAATGTGGCTACAAAGCTTGCTAGTAAATTAGGAGACTATGTCGTTACAGAGGCAGGTTTTGGGGCTGACTTAGGTGCTGAGAAGTTTTTAAATATAAAGTGTCGCTTTGCAGACATTAACCCAAGTGCCGTTGTAATTGTGGCTACAGTTAGAGCACTTAAGATGCATGGTGGAGTTCCAAAAGACCAGTTAAAAGAAGAGAATGTAGAAGCATTATTAAAAGGTGTGGAAAATTTACAAAAGCATACAGAAACAATTAGTAGCTTTGGATTACCATACGTCGTTGCAATCAATCGTTTTATGCATGATACGGAAGCTGAATTAGAAGCATTAGATAACTGGTGTAAAGAAAACAACCACCCTGTTGAATTAGCAGAAGTATGGGAACACGGTGGAAATGGTGGAATTAACTTAGCAAAACGAGTTGTGGGTCTCATTGACGATAATGAACCCAATAATTATGCTCCACTATATACACTTGATCAATCAATAGAGGAGAAAATAGAAACTATTGCAAAAACGGTTTATGGAGCAGATGGAGTCGATTTTACGAAAGATGCACTAAAGGATCTAAAAGAAATTAACGATAAAGGTTGGGACAAATTAGCAGTGTGTATGGCGAAAACTCAGAATTCGTTATCTGATGACGCTACTAAGAAGGGAAGACCTAGAGACTTTAGAATAACCGTTAGACAGTTAAGACCTAGTTTAGGTGCAGGATTTATAGTAGCCTTAACAGGAAATGTGTTAACAATGCCTGGACTACCTAAAGTTCCTGCTGCCATGAATATGGATGTTGATGAAAATGGTAACGCAAAAGGTTTATTCTAA
- the pflA gene encoding pyruvate formate-lyase-activating protein: MIKDNKCARIHSIESFGTVDGPGVRYVIFLKGCPLRCQYCHNPDTWIMTDENVKTVDELIQDIKKYSVFIKPKGGVTVSGGEPFLQIDFLIELFKELKKQDIHTAVDTSGITFKENESNEKIDELMKYTDLVLLDIKQINDLKHQTLTGHTNKNILAFARYLSNKNIPVWIRHVLVPGITTDKEDLQELRTFLDTLNNIHKIEVIPYHTLGTYKWENIGLKYPLEQTNPPSKEQLTLAKTILCE; encoded by the coding sequence ATGATAAAAGACAATAAATGTGCAAGAATACATTCAATTGAATCGTTTGGTACTGTAGATGGACCCGGAGTAAGATACGTTATATTTCTTAAGGGATGTCCTTTAAGGTGTCAATACTGTCACAATCCAGATACATGGATCATGACGGATGAAAATGTAAAGACAGTAGATGAGCTCATCCAGGATATAAAAAAATATTCAGTATTTATAAAACCAAAGGGCGGAGTAACCGTCAGTGGTGGAGAACCATTTCTTCAAATTGATTTCTTGATCGAATTGTTTAAAGAATTAAAGAAACAGGATATTCATACCGCAGTCGATACATCTGGAATTACATTTAAAGAAAATGAATCGAATGAAAAAATAGATGAATTAATGAAATATACAGATCTTGTACTATTAGATATAAAACAAATAAACGATTTAAAACATCAGACATTGACCGGTCATACTAATAAGAATATACTTGCATTTGCTAGATACTTAAGCAATAAGAATATACCAGTATGGATTCGTCATGTATTAGTTCCTGGTATCACAACAGATAAAGAAGATTTACAGGAATTAAGAACCTTCTTAGATACGTTGAATAACATTCATAAAATAGAAGTTATTCCTTATCATACATTAGGTACATATAAATGGGAAAATATAGGATTAAAATACCCACTCGAACAAACAAACCCTCCATCTAAAGAACAACTTACACTTGCAAAAACTATCCTTTGCGAGTAA